Proteins from one Fragaria vesca subsp. vesca linkage group LG6, FraVesHawaii_1.0, whole genome shotgun sequence genomic window:
- the LOC101293335 gene encoding receptor-like protein kinase FERONIA-like gives MKLILAPLYPSSLFLLFVSLLVAGQPYTPTDEINLNCGSSDDVVYESQTWNGDINSKLSPIEVGSASKVMDAPRSSSTAGQVPYTTARLSRSEFTYRIPVSPGQKFIRLYFYPASYKAVNANFDRSKSLFSVKLGGYNYTFLKDFNASVQADADYFETMIREFCINIDPERHILNITFTPSNDGYAFINGIEIMSMPAFLYYTALQDDGPKAVTGNRYPVENNTALEMMYRINVGGGVLSPSEDTGMYRTWDATDEMYLDKSSREFSIVPHVNNVHLKFGNISNYTAPEEVYKTGRSMGLNKTINKSYNLTWVFGVHPQFSYLVRLHFCEIVPYITMEGGRRFQIFIANETAERGADIIQWSGGNGVPVYKDYIVFVPRVPNTKTDLVEFSVALQAGEDSTTGYNDAILNGVEIFKLNDTDGNLAGPNPDPRPEDKRKVNPVNPRESKKKSMTMLAILAGVLSVFLVLSVVGFLLFRRSRKPKGSNSSKATKWGPFSFSTTKSTKSRGSSLPSDLCRHFSLAEIKAATQNFNHDFIIGVGGFGNVYKGYIDDGSIPVAIKRLKPESSQGAHEFKTEIEMLSQLCHLHLVPLVGYCTDNGEMILVYDYMENGTLRDHLYNTENKPPLAWEQRLQICIGAARGLHYLHTGAKCMIIHRDVKSTNILLDEKWVAKVSDFGLSKMGSTTMSKTHISTMVKGSFGYLDPEYYRRQQLTEKSDVYSFGVVLCEVLCARPALIRTVEKKQMSLAEWTKSCHRNGSIYQIIDPNLRGKIAATCLNKFVELAVSCMNDNGNERPSMNDVVWGLEFALQLQQSAEVFLDVDMEGEDEVAFIKGNDDGTSCSWEYSSDSKNSRTTKTSSGKMSTTNESIRGMSGTIFSEIKDPTVR, from the coding sequence ATGAAACTCATTCTCGCTCCTCTTTACCCTTCCAGCTTGTTTCTACTTTTCGTCAGCCTACTGGTGGCCGGACAGCCCTACACTCCGACCGATGAGATCAACCTTAACTGTGGCTCATCCGACGACGTGGTCTATGAATCTCAAACGTGGAACGGCGATATCAATTCCAAGCTTTCCCCTATAGAAGTTGGTAGCGCGTCCAAGGTTATGGATGCGCCACGGTCGTCCTCAACGGCCGGCCAAGTACCGTACACAACAGCACGGCTTTCTCGCTCAGAATTCACTTACCGGATTCCCGTCAGTCCGGGTCAGAAGTTCATCCGCTTGTATTTCTACCCAGCTTCATACAAAGCCGTCAACGCGAACTTCGACCGCTCGAAATCACTCTTCTCTGTCAAACTCGGTGGCTATAACTACACCTTCCTCAAGGACTTCAACGCTTCTGTCCAGGCAGATGCAGATTATTTCGAGACGATGATCAGAGAATTCTGTATTAACATTGATCCGGAAAGACACATCTTGAACATCACATTCACTCCTAGCAATGATGGATACGCTTTTATCAACGGGATTGAAATTATGTCCATGCCTGCCTTTCTTTACTACACTGCACTCCAAGACGATGGGCCGAAAGCCGTCACCGGAAACCGGTACCCTGTGGAAAACAACACCGCTCTGGAGATGATGTACCGAATCAACGTCGGTGGAGGCGTGCTCTCACCGAGTGAAGACACCGGCATGTATCGAACCTGGGATGCAACTGACGAGATGTACTTAGATAAGTCAAGTAGAGAGTTCAGTATTGTACCACATGTCAATAATGTTCATCTCAAATTTGGGAATATCTCTAACTACACTGCGCCGGAAGAGGTCTATAAAACCGGCCGGTCAATGGGGCTGAACAAAACAATCAACAAAAGCTACAATCTCACATGGGTATTTGGAGTACATCCACAATTTTCTTACCTAGTGAGGCTTCATTTTTGTGAGATTGTACCGTATATTACGATGGAGGGAGGTCGTAGGTTTCAGATTTTTATAGCCAATGAAACAGCAGAACGGGGAGCGGACATAATCCAGTGGAGTGGAGGAAATGGGGTTCCGGTATATAAAGACTACATTGTGTTCGTGCCAAGAGTTCCTAACACAAAGACAGATTTAGTTGAATTCTCTGTTGCACTCCAAGCAGGCGAAGATTCTACAACTGGATACAACGATGCTATCTTGAATGGGGTCGAAATCTTCAAATTGAATGACACAGACGGCAATCTCGCCGGACCTAATCCCGACCCACGGCCGGAGGACAAACGAAAAGTGAACCCGGTAAACCCTAGAGAATCGAAGAAGAAGTCGATGACAATGCTAGCTATTCTTGCCGGTGTACTTTCGGTGTTTCTTGTTCTTTCCGTCGTAGGGTTTTTACTTTTCAGGCGTAGTAGAAAACCTAAGGGCTCCAACTCTAGCAAAGCAACAAAATGGGGGCCGTTTTCTTTTTCCACGACCAAGTCCACCAAGTCTCGCGGCTCATCCCTACCGTCGGATTTGTGTCGCCACTTTTCACTGGCGGAGATCAAAGCCGCCACACAAAACTTCAACCATGATTTCATAATCGGCGTCGGCGGGTTTGGTAACGTCTACAAAGGCTACATCGATGATGGCTCTATACCGGTGGCGATCAAACGCCTCAAACCAGAGTCGTCACAAGGTGCACACGAGTTCAAGACCGAGATCGAGATGCTGTCCCAACTTTGCCATCTTCATTTGGTGCCCCTCGTCGGATATTGTACGGACAACGGTGAGATGATATTAGTGTATGACTACATGGAAAATGGGACGCTACGTGATCATTTGTACAACACCGAAAATAAACCACCTCTTGCATGGGAGCAACGCCTCCAAATTTGCATCGGCGCGGCGCGTGGGCTGCACTACCTTCACACGGGGGCCAAGTGCATGATCATCCACCGTGACGTGAAGAGCACAAATATCTTGTTGGATGAGAAATGGGTGGCCAAGGTTTCCGACTTTGGATTGTCCAAAATGGGCTCCACCACCATGTCCAAAACTCACATCAGCACAATGGTGAAGGGTAGTTTCGGGTATCTTGACCCAGAGTACTACAGACGTCAACAGTTGACTGAGAAGTCGGATGTTTACTCTTTTGGAGTTGTGTTGTGTGAGGTTCTGTGTGCAAGGCCAGCTCTGATACGAACGGTGGAGAAGAAGCAAATGAGCCTAGCTGAATGGACTAAGAGTTGTCATCGAAACGGCTCGATCTATCAAATCATTGATCCAAATCTAAGGGGAAAGATTGCAGCTACATGTCTGAACAAGTTCGTTGAGCTTGCCGTGAGTTGTATGAACGATAATGGAAACGAGCGGCCATCGATGAATGACGTAGTTTGGGGGCTTGAGTTTGCATTGCAGCTTCAGCAGAGTGCAGAAGTATTTTTAGACGTGGATATGGAAGGTGAAGATGAGGTTGCGTTCATTAAAGGTAATGATGATGGGACTAGTTGTAGCTGGGAATACTCGTCGGATTCGAAGAACAGCAGAACGACTAAAACTAGTAGCGGGAAAATGTCGACCACCAATGAATCCATTAGAGGAATGTCTGGAACGATCTTCTCTGAGATCAAGGATCCCACTGTGAGATGA
- the LOC101293034 gene encoding uncharacterized protein LOC101293034, producing MQKESASRPFRCLLYTMFCVILLVSPITVFIFGFNVSYPHSIFATNSNISLPHGQRALPDSLRSEISHLQIQLGFLLEQLHNESSESKAITKFSEQVLHIAISLDKIAVGLSESNNNSPSANDERSRVDEDLSDPEEGEAEEQFMSGNVFKSGEIRSYISPKPNRLVGKKNFLGVEALAPSIGLSCAKMASNLDRFMSYKVHSTCPDDWQVAQKLIVNGCDPLPRRRCFTKSPPHYTKPVPANVSLWTQPSDANILWNNYKCKDYSCLVSKETAGRRGFFKCSSCFNISQRGWDVPTNESVSAEFTIDEVLGLKPREIRIGLDFSPTTGTFAAVMREKNVTIASSTLNLGAPFNEVIALRGLLPLYTSIGSRLPFFDNTLDIIHSTLFLDGWIGIELLQFVLFDWDRVLRPKGLLWIDRFFCHKEDMKLYLEEFNRLGYKPLLWRVVPKNDKLGDELFFSAVLEKPIRG from the coding sequence ATGCAGAAGGAAAGCGCCTCTAGGCCGTTTAGATGCCTTCTTTACACAATGTTTTGTGTTATTCTCCTTGTCAGTCCCATTACAGTATTCATTTTCGGCTTCAATGTTTCGTATCCACATTCCATCTTTGCCACCAACTCCAATATCTCTCTCCCCCATGGTCAAAGGGCTTTACCTGATTCGCTGCGGAGCGAAATCTCTCATTTGCAGATCCAACTGGGTTTCTTACTGGAGCAGCTGCATAATGAAAGTTCAGAATCAAAAGCGATCACAAAGTTTTCAGAGCAGGTACTTCACATTGCCATCTCTTTGGACAAAATTGCTGTCGGCTTATCAGAGAGCAATAACAATTCTCCCTCTGCTAATGATGAGCGAAGCCGTGTGGATGAAGATTTAAGTGATCCTGAAGAAGGTGAGGCCGAAGAACAGTTCATGAGTGGGAATGTTTTCAAATCAGGTGAGATCCGTAGTTACATTTCACCAAAACCAAACAGGCTAGTTGGGAAGAAAAATTTTCTAGGGGTGGAGGCACTTGCTCCATCGATTGGATTGTCTTGTGCCAAAATGGCCTCCAACTTGGACCGGTTTATGAGTTACAAGGTTCACAGTACGTGTCCAGATGATTGGCAAGTAGCTCAGAAGCTTATAGTTAACGGCTGTGATCCATTGCCAAGAAGAAGATGCTTCACAAAGTCACCTCCACACTACACTAAGCCAGTTCCTGCAAACGTCTCTCTCTGGACTCAACCAAGTGATGCCAACATCTTGTGGAACAATTACAAGTGCAAAGACTACTCTTGCCTTGTTTCCAAAGAAACTGCAGGCAGAAGAGGGTTCTTCAAGTGCTCAAGCTGTTTCAACATTTCACAACGCGGGTGGGATGTTCCAACGAATGAGTCTGTATCAGCAGAGTTCACCATTGATGAAGTCCTTGGCTTGAAGCCAAGGGAGATAAGAATCGGCCTAGACTTTAGCCCTACAACTGGTACTTTTGCTGCTGTGATGAGGGAAAAGAATGTCACAATTGCATCAAGTACCCTAAACTTAGGTGCTCCTTTCAATGAGGTCATAGCCTTGAGAGGCCTTCTTCCTCTTTACACATCAATTGGCTCAAGATTGCCTTTCTTTGACAATACCCTCGACATTATACATTCCACTTTGTTCTTGGATGGCTGGATAGGAATTGAACTTCTTCAATTTGTTCTTTTTGATTGGGATCGCGTCCTTCGGCCGAAGGGTCTTCTTTGGATAGACAGGTTCTTCTGTCATAAAGAGGATATGAAGCTGTATTTGGAGGAGTTTAACAGGTTAGGCTACAAGCCACTACTATGGAGAGTAGTACCCAAGAATGATAAGCTTGGAGATGAGCTCTTCTTCTCGGCTGTATTGGAGAAGCCAATTAGAGGTTAA
- the LOC101315070 gene encoding uncharacterized protein C9orf85 homolog isoform 1 produces the protein MMINGRHRNKYAWKPNAGVKVNETEVGGRFRPLSEITGVCQRCKEQIEWKRKYGKYKTLTEPTKCQRCTKRNVRQSHHKLCQPCAKEHGVCAKCCSRNERIVGKDPAEVEAEQKELQEAIKNARERDRRTLLRAMNAGKAMKGATEKEEKEDKAGDSALSASLEEHAARDDDGDSDGDDDDDEEEVEEDEEEEGVRN, from the exons ATGATGATCAACGGTAGGCACAGGAACAAGTACGCCTGGAAACCCAACGCCGGCGTCAAAGTCAACGAAACGGAGGTCGGAGGCCGGTTCCGGCCGCTGTCGGAGATAACCGGCGTCTGCCAACGCTGCAAGGAACAGATCGAGTGGAAACGCAAGTACGGCAAGTACAAGACCCTAACGGAACCGACCAAGTGCCAACGTTGTACCAAGCGCAACGTCCGACAGTCCCACCACAAGCTCTGCCAGCCTTGCGCCAAGGAACACGGCGTCTGCGCCAAGTGCTGTTCTCGTAACGAACGGATTGTCGGGAAAGACCCTGCCGAGGTTGAAGCCGAACAGAAGGAGCTACAAGAG GCGATTAAAAATGCGAGAGAAAGAGATAGGAGGACTTTATTACGAGCT ATGAATGCAGGTAAGGCGATGAAGGGTGCAACTGAGAAAGAAGAGAAGGAAGACAAGGCTGGGGATTCGGCGCTCTCTGCTTCACTAGAGGAACATGCAGCTAGAGATGATGATGGTGATTCAGATGGTGATGATGATGATGATGAAGAAGAAGTAGAAGAAGATGAGGAGGAGGAGGGTGTTCGTAATTAA
- the LOC101315070 gene encoding uncharacterized protein C9orf85 homolog isoform 2 — MMINGRHRNKYAWKPNAGVKVNETEVGGRFRPLSEITGVCQRCKEQIEWKRKYGKYKTLTEPTKCQRCTKRNVRQSHHKLCQPCAKEHGVCAKCCSRNERIVGKDPAEVEAEQKELQEMNAGKAMKGATEKEEKEDKAGDSALSASLEEHAARDDDGDSDGDDDDDEEEVEEDEEEEGVRN; from the exons ATGATGATCAACGGTAGGCACAGGAACAAGTACGCCTGGAAACCCAACGCCGGCGTCAAAGTCAACGAAACGGAGGTCGGAGGCCGGTTCCGGCCGCTGTCGGAGATAACCGGCGTCTGCCAACGCTGCAAGGAACAGATCGAGTGGAAACGCAAGTACGGCAAGTACAAGACCCTAACGGAACCGACCAAGTGCCAACGTTGTACCAAGCGCAACGTCCGACAGTCCCACCACAAGCTCTGCCAGCCTTGCGCCAAGGAACACGGCGTCTGCGCCAAGTGCTGTTCTCGTAACGAACGGATTGTCGGGAAAGACCCTGCCGAGGTTGAAGCCGAACAGAAGGAGCTACAAGAG ATGAATGCAGGTAAGGCGATGAAGGGTGCAACTGAGAAAGAAGAGAAGGAAGACAAGGCTGGGGATTCGGCGCTCTCTGCTTCACTAGAGGAACATGCAGCTAGAGATGATGATGGTGATTCAGATGGTGATGATGATGATGATGAAGAAGAAGTAGAAGAAGATGAGGAGGAGGAGGGTGTTCGTAATTAA